A genomic region of Synechococcus sp. NOUM97013 contains the following coding sequences:
- a CDS encoding response regulator, whose amino-acid sequence MAVDPSSKENLEYKLLRHDLYNPINQIVGYSELLTEELEAGEAIDPDDLAKIGTSARVLLEMIRSRLTESELQSERHHATRDSSGSVIQLKTESSRRLHDERKPKQQFRKGRILVVDDDPYNRDLLVQTLSRDGHIVSTAESGEVALDKAASQPFDLILLDIQMPGIDGSEVLRLLKGAAATAQIPVIMISGLEDINVVVECVEYGAEDYLPKPCNLTLLRARVGTSLDKKFRYDEDLALYEHLKATQATIRAQLIAAQKLASELSSSEDNEVTLERLRQHFASMSSLLLEKDSALHETIKKLEVKISRQTVATQVKAITNDPAFKTLSERARLMRQRRHQRGA is encoded by the coding sequence ATGGCTGTTGATCCAAGCTCCAAGGAGAATCTCGAGTACAAGCTGCTCCGTCATGATCTCTATAACCCGATTAACCAGATCGTTGGTTACAGCGAGCTTTTAACCGAAGAGCTCGAAGCTGGTGAAGCAATCGATCCAGATGATCTGGCGAAGATCGGAACATCAGCACGTGTTTTGCTTGAGATGATTCGTAGTCGATTGACGGAATCTGAACTGCAGAGCGAGCGTCATCACGCGACGCGTGATTCCTCTGGCTCAGTGATTCAGTTGAAAACAGAATCATCGCGTCGTTTGCATGATGAGCGGAAGCCCAAGCAGCAATTTCGCAAAGGTCGCATTCTTGTTGTGGATGATGATCCTTATAATCGTGATTTACTTGTTCAAACTCTCTCCAGAGATGGTCATATTGTGTCCACTGCTGAAAGTGGGGAAGTTGCGCTTGATAAAGCTGCAAGTCAACCCTTTGACTTGATTTTGCTCGATATTCAAATGCCTGGTATTGATGGTAGTGAAGTGCTGCGTTTGCTTAAAGGAGCCGCTGCCACTGCTCAGATTCCAGTCATCATGATTTCTGGCTTAGAAGATATCAATGTTGTTGTGGAATGCGTTGAATATGGTGCTGAGGATTATTTGCCCAAGCCTTGTAATCTCACACTTTTGCGTGCGCGAGTTGGTACTTCGCTTGACAAGAAATTTAGGTATGACGAAGATCTGGCTCTCTACGAACACTTGAAGGCAACTCAGGCGACCATCAGGGCGCAGTTGATTGCGGCTCAGAAACTCGCGTCAGAGCTTTCGTCCTCTGAGGACAACGAAGTCACACTTGAAAGGCTGCGTCAGCATTTTGCATCGATGTCTTCGCTCCTGCTGGAGAAAGACTCCGCATTGCATGAGACAATCAAGAAGCTAGAGGTTAAAATCAGCCGCCAAACCGTTGCGACACAGGTCAAAGCCATCACCAACGATCCTGCTTTTAAGACGCTTTCCGAGCGTGCACGTCTGATGCGTCAGCGGCGTCATCAGAGGGGGGCTTGA
- a CDS encoding response regulator has translation MTTILLVEDNELNRDMLSRRLSRKGFEVQFAFDGQEAVEKAKALMPDLVLMDIGLPVIDGYDATRAIKSDDATKAIPVIALTAHAMAEDRKRCLDAGCDDFDTKPIDLSRLLEKIQTLLGGNV, from the coding sequence ATGACGACGATTCTTCTTGTTGAGGATAATGAATTGAATCGCGATATGTTGTCGCGGAGGCTCAGTCGTAAGGGCTTTGAGGTGCAATTCGCGTTCGATGGTCAGGAAGCGGTCGAGAAAGCGAAAGCACTTATGCCTGACCTGGTGTTGATGGATATTGGCTTGCCCGTGATCGATGGATATGACGCCACGCGCGCGATCAAGTCAGATGACGCAACCAAGGCTATCCCTGTCATTGCCTTGACTGCCCATGCAATGGCTGAAGATCGCAAGCGTTGTCTTGATGCAGGCTGTGACGATTTCGATACGAAGCCGATTGACTTGTCACGCCTTCTCGAAAAGATCCAAACACTGCTCGGAGGTAATGTCTGA
- a CDS encoding ATP-binding protein → MLGPAESRSDRVRRLSRAWLLVVSSLIAGSVAFTFVRLRGRIAEYFDERTEQLVSAIDAQLDLIDSDYQRQTSADLNLAFLAISGDTASSRRLSVEERKSMLRFFGDWDDESRKKIDVFLDILKKDMGAEATLFALNNTGFVRVATTLKTESGASMEGSLLDPQGVVSNQLLQGKTFFGAGDFLGELYIAKAVPVKEFDGRIVGAIAVGYPVRELSGIGRIIQSSKVGDSGFLALADNRGKLLYVTEGRSIDASQAIVDSIEVDTGQSSIQGVKAGDYRISSFQFEPWNYKIYVAASISEINARTARSVTESMLPIVLVLLSVMVLTLLLERQLKRSLLEAERLRVSAEEQSERAHKAKKTAFLASQAKSEFLANMSHELRTPMNAIIGYSEMLIEDSEDLEPEDFVVDLEKILSSGKHLLGLINGVLDLSKIEAGKMTLYVENVSLRDLFEEVSATAAPLAQKNNNQFICETPTYADDLVRSDTTKIRQALINLIGNACKFTENGTVRLSAQVERDSQDIPWVCFRVSDTGIGMSEDQLEKLFKDFSQADASTTRRYGGTGLGLSLSRRLSRLMGGDITVESALGKGSTFTMKIPRYPAAESSAQLNADASDHDGVEMQVVDRRGRVLVVDDDDHSLEMIKHFLLKASFDVLSAPNSEAGLEQAKSSDPDVLIVDIHSSQLSGWDMLAKIRADEKLKTLPVIVVSRDDAKELSVMLGAAGALQHPIDWSRLNHILQRIRSDYDHATQTDVALLDGSPRLKGLVEGMLKDHHWNLRSYSSGEHLLAEISDDSPHLLIVDLSGDATKAMQSIESIRVEFDPKALPLVAISDNSLDADTLQRLEAVGSRWLTVSGANVDVMLASIEELMALSLEET, encoded by the coding sequence TTGCTCGGCCCGGCTGAATCTCGTTCAGATCGGGTTCGCCGGCTGTCCCGCGCGTGGCTGTTGGTGGTGTCGTCTCTAATCGCAGGATCCGTTGCCTTCACGTTTGTGCGTTTGCGAGGTCGTATCGCTGAATATTTCGACGAACGTACTGAGCAGTTGGTTAGCGCTATCGATGCACAATTGGACTTAATCGATAGTGACTATCAAAGGCAGACGTCTGCGGATTTAAACCTTGCCTTTTTGGCTATTTCTGGAGACACGGCTTCGTCGAGGCGATTAAGTGTTGAAGAGAGAAAGTCAATGCTTCGTTTCTTTGGCGATTGGGATGATGAGAGTCGAAAAAAAATCGATGTCTTTCTTGATATTCTGAAGAAAGATATGGGCGCGGAAGCCACGCTTTTCGCGTTGAATAATACTGGTTTCGTTCGTGTTGCAACAACGTTAAAAACCGAGTCCGGAGCGTCGATGGAGGGGTCATTGCTTGACCCTCAAGGTGTGGTTTCAAATCAATTGCTTCAAGGCAAAACATTTTTTGGTGCTGGAGATTTTCTGGGTGAGCTTTATATCGCTAAAGCGGTTCCTGTTAAAGAGTTTGACGGTCGTATTGTTGGTGCGATTGCTGTCGGTTATCCGGTTCGCGAGCTGAGCGGAATTGGCAGAATTATCCAGTCCTCGAAGGTTGGTGATTCCGGTTTTCTTGCACTAGCTGATAACAGGGGCAAGCTTTTGTATGTCACGGAGGGCCGATCAATTGATGCTTCTCAAGCGATCGTGGATTCCATTGAAGTCGATACTGGTCAGTCTTCTATTCAGGGTGTCAAAGCTGGTGATTACAGAATCAGCTCATTTCAGTTTGAGCCTTGGAACTATAAAATTTATGTTGCCGCAAGCATCTCGGAGATCAATGCTCGAACGGCTCGAAGTGTGACCGAGTCCATGTTGCCGATTGTGCTCGTTCTGCTTTCGGTCATGGTTCTTACGCTCTTGCTTGAGCGCCAATTGAAACGTTCTTTGCTCGAAGCTGAAAGGCTTCGAGTTTCGGCTGAGGAGCAGAGCGAACGTGCGCACAAAGCTAAGAAAACTGCTTTTCTTGCCAGTCAGGCGAAAAGTGAATTTTTGGCCAATATGAGTCATGAGCTCAGAACTCCGATGAATGCCATTATCGGATATAGCGAGATGCTGATTGAAGATTCTGAGGATCTAGAACCAGAAGATTTTGTCGTTGATTTGGAGAAAATACTCTCATCTGGCAAGCATTTGCTTGGTCTTATCAATGGTGTGCTTGATCTATCAAAGATCGAGGCTGGAAAGATGACTCTATATGTTGAAAATGTTTCTTTGCGAGATTTATTTGAGGAGGTCAGCGCTACTGCTGCTCCTTTAGCGCAAAAAAACAACAATCAATTTATTTGCGAGACGCCAACCTATGCTGACGATCTTGTTCGTTCAGATACAACAAAAATTAGGCAAGCTCTGATTAATTTGATCGGCAATGCATGTAAGTTTACTGAAAACGGTACTGTCAGGCTTTCCGCTCAGGTTGAACGTGATTCGCAAGACATTCCCTGGGTCTGTTTCAGAGTTTCCGACACTGGGATCGGAATGTCTGAAGACCAGTTGGAGAAGCTTTTCAAGGACTTCAGTCAAGCAGATGCCAGCACTACGCGTCGCTATGGGGGCACCGGACTTGGACTGTCGTTAAGTCGCAGGTTGAGTCGCTTGATGGGTGGAGATATCACGGTTGAAAGTGCTCTTGGCAAGGGAAGCACGTTCACGATGAAAATCCCCCGTTACCCAGCCGCCGAGTCATCAGCGCAGCTCAATGCTGATGCCTCTGATCATGATGGGGTGGAGATGCAAGTCGTTGATCGGCGCGGGCGTGTCTTGGTGGTTGATGATGATGATCATTCCTTGGAGATGATCAAGCATTTCCTTCTTAAAGCTTCATTCGATGTCTTGAGTGCTCCAAATAGTGAGGCTGGCCTTGAACAAGCCAAATCTTCTGATCCGGATGTTCTGATTGTTGATATTCATTCTTCTCAGCTCAGCGGCTGGGACATGCTTGCCAAAATTCGCGCCGATGAAAAACTGAAGACATTGCCCGTCATTGTTGTGAGTCGTGATGACGCCAAAGAGCTTTCCGTGATGTTGGGCGCAGCGGGAGCTTTGCAGCATCCCATTGATTGGTCTCGTTTAAACCACATCCTTCAAAGGATTCGTTCGGATTACGACCACGCCACGCAGACAGATGTTGCACTTCTGGATGGGTCGCCTCGTCTCAAGGGTTTGGTGGAAGGAATGCTCAAGGATCATCACTGGAATCTTCGCTCCTATTCGTCTGGAGAACACTTGCTGGCTGAAATCTCTGATGATTCTCCTCACCTACTCATTGTGGATCTCTCTGGCGATGCAACGAAGGCGATGCAATCCATTGAATCGATTCGTGTCGAATTTGACCCCAAGGCTCTACCTCTTGTGGCAATCTCGGATAATTCACTTGACGCTGACACCTTGCAGCGACTCGAAGCGGTTGGGTCTCGTTGGCTGACCGTCAGTGGCGCAAATGTCGATGTGATGCTTGCCTCAATTGAGGAATTGATGGCACTCTCTCTGGAGGAGACCTAG
- the pds gene encoding 15-cis-phytoene desaturase: MRVAIAGAGLAGLSCAKYLADAGHTPIVVEARDVLGGKVAAWKDEDGDWYETGLHIFFGAYPNMLQLFKELNIEDRLQWKSHSMIFNQQDEPGTYSRFDFPDLPAPVNGVAAILGNNDMLSWPEKISFGLGLVPAMLRGQGYVEECDKYSWTEWLRVHNIPERVNDEVFLAMSKALNFIDPDEISATVVLTALNRFLQEKNGSKMAFLDGAPPERLCQPVVDYVESLGGEVHLDSPLREIKLNADGSVAAFHIGGVKGKESFDLTADAYVSALPVDPFKLLLPEPWKQMPVFKKLDGLRGVPVINLHLWFDRKLTDIDHLLFSRSPLLSVYADMSITCKEYEDPDKSMLELVFAPAKDWIGRPDEEIIEATMGELKKLFPMHFGGDNPAMLRKYKVVKTPLSVYKTTPGCQQLRPDQTTPIKNFFLAGDYTMQRYLASMEGAVLSGKLCANAVDTSPLVPNSAKTDRPQAVTA; this comes from the coding sequence ATGCGCGTTGCCATCGCGGGAGCCGGTTTGGCAGGTCTGTCCTGCGCCAAGTACCTGGCGGATGCTGGTCATACCCCCATCGTGGTGGAAGCCCGTGATGTGCTCGGCGGCAAGGTGGCGGCCTGGAAAGACGAGGACGGCGACTGGTACGAAACCGGCCTGCACATCTTCTTCGGGGCTTACCCGAACATGTTGCAGCTGTTCAAGGAGCTGAACATCGAAGACCGTCTGCAGTGGAAGAGCCATTCGATGATCTTCAACCAGCAGGACGAACCAGGCACTTACAGCCGCTTTGATTTTCCTGATCTGCCAGCACCTGTGAATGGTGTGGCCGCGATCCTCGGCAATAACGACATGCTGAGCTGGCCTGAGAAAATCAGCTTTGGTTTGGGCCTTGTCCCTGCGATGCTCCGGGGTCAGGGATACGTCGAAGAGTGTGACAAATACTCCTGGACCGAGTGGCTGCGGGTCCACAACATCCCAGAGCGGGTTAACGATGAGGTGTTCTTGGCGATGAGCAAGGCCCTGAATTTCATCGATCCCGATGAAATCTCCGCCACCGTGGTGCTCACGGCGCTCAATCGTTTCCTGCAGGAGAAGAACGGCTCCAAGATGGCCTTCCTGGACGGTGCACCGCCGGAGCGTCTGTGCCAGCCGGTGGTTGATTACGTCGAGAGCCTCGGCGGCGAGGTGCATCTCGACAGTCCGCTGCGGGAGATCAAGCTCAATGCCGATGGTTCGGTGGCGGCCTTCCACATCGGTGGCGTGAAGGGCAAGGAGAGCTTCGATCTCACAGCTGATGCCTACGTGAGTGCTCTGCCTGTGGATCCCTTCAAGCTGCTGTTGCCGGAGCCCTGGAAGCAGATGCCGGTGTTTAAGAAGTTGGACGGGCTGCGCGGTGTTCCCGTGATCAACCTCCACCTCTGGTTTGACCGCAAGCTCACTGACATCGACCACCTGTTGTTCAGCCGCTCCCCTCTGCTGAGCGTCTACGCCGACATGAGCATCACCTGCAAGGAGTACGAAGACCCCGACAAGTCGATGCTTGAGCTGGTGTTCGCTCCTGCCAAAGACTGGATCGGCCGTCCCGATGAGGAGATCATCGAGGCCACCATGGGTGAGCTCAAAAAGCTGTTCCCGATGCACTTCGGTGGCGACAACCCCGCCATGCTGCGCAAATACAAGGTCGTGAAGACGCCGTTGTCCGTTTACAAAACAACTCCCGGTTGCCAGCAGCTGCGCCCGGATCAAACCACTCCGATCAAAAACTTCTTCCTCGCGGGCGATTACACGATGCAGCGCTATCTCGCCTCGATGGAGGGTGCTGTTCTGAGCGGCAAGCTCTGTGCCAACGCTGTTGATACTTCACCGTTGGTTCCCAACAGTGCCAAGACGGATCGACCTCAGGCCGTCACTGCTTGA
- a CDS encoding NAD(P)H-quinone oxidoreductase subunit M encodes MAETLLKSTTRHVRLFTARVEAGDLVADPSQLTLDLDPDNEFLWPDSSVESVQQRFRDLVKSYEGQPLSDYNLRRIGTELEGYIRELLQAGQLSYNPDCRVLNYSMGLPRTPELL; translated from the coding sequence ATGGCCGAGACCCTGCTGAAAAGCACAACCCGCCACGTGCGTCTGTTCACAGCTCGCGTCGAAGCCGGAGATCTGGTGGCCGATCCCAGCCAGCTAACCCTCGACCTGGACCCGGACAACGAATTCCTGTGGCCTGACAGCAGCGTGGAAAGCGTGCAACAACGCTTTCGGGATCTGGTGAAGAGCTACGAGGGTCAGCCCCTCAGCGACTACAACCTGCGCCGGATCGGCACGGAACTGGAGGGATACATCCGCGAACTACTTCAGGCAGGGCAGCTCAGTTACAACCCTGATTGTCGGGTTCTCAACTACTCCATGGGTCTCCCCCGCACCCCCGAACTGCTGTGA
- a CDS encoding DUF3172 domain-containing protein, whose product MSRSPYDRSRPGYDRRMDDRRRDEPRRDERRDRGGYGGPPPPKNGGISLNTGTIAVLAGVLIVGIGIGSAVTSTTQGDQGNIASAQQLDMAVPDPEFCQQWGASAFVMDIEMYTTLNPSTSFVTQPTLQPGCVIRRENWAVLRKEGAITSAQERDCKQRMNTFAYIGSVRDKPVVRCVYQTDISQNKFLTRGVADDTVGITPEADQF is encoded by the coding sequence GTGAGCCGATCCCCCTACGACCGATCTCGTCCCGGTTACGACCGACGGATGGATGACCGACGTCGCGATGAACCCCGTCGGGATGAACGCCGCGACCGAGGTGGTTACGGGGGGCCGCCACCGCCAAAAAACGGCGGCATCAGCCTCAACACCGGCACGATCGCTGTTCTGGCGGGTGTCTTGATCGTTGGTATCGGCATCGGCAGCGCGGTAACCAGCACCACCCAGGGCGATCAGGGCAACATCGCCAGCGCCCAACAGCTGGACATGGCCGTGCCGGATCCTGAGTTTTGCCAGCAGTGGGGAGCGAGTGCCTTCGTGATGGATATCGAGATGTACACCACGCTGAATCCCTCCACCAGCTTCGTCACCCAGCCAACCCTGCAACCAGGCTGTGTGATCCGCCGCGAGAACTGGGCAGTGCTTCGGAAAGAGGGGGCGATCACCTCCGCACAGGAGCGTGATTGCAAGCAACGGATGAACACCTTTGCCTACATCGGTTCTGTCCGCGACAAACCCGTGGTGCGCTGCGTCTACCAGACCGATATCAGCCAGAACAAGTTCCTCACCCGCGGTGTCGCTGACGACACAGTGGGCATCACACCAGAAGCCGATCAGTTCTGA
- a CDS encoding LysR family transcriptional regulator, protein MADLPFTLDQLRILRAIVSEGSFKKAADSLYVTQPAVSLQIQNLEKQLEVALFDRGGRKAQLTEAGHLLLSYCDRILSQCHEACRALDDLHDLKGGSLLVGASQTTGTYLMPRMIGLFRQKYPDVAVQLHVHSTRRTGWSVANGQIDLAIIGGELPAELNELLQVLPYASDELALVLPVKHPLARLVELSKDDLYRLGFVSLDAQSTTRKMVDQLLGRSGLDVQRLRIEMELNSFEAIKNAVQAGLGAAFLPVVSIERELTAGTLHRPNVVDLQVRRQLKLITNPSRYCSRAAEAFRRDVLPVFASADSPLRQGRSAITPHEEPEDELIEDQN, encoded by the coding sequence ATGGCCGATCTGCCCTTCACCCTGGATCAGCTGCGCATCCTCCGGGCGATCGTCAGTGAGGGCAGTTTCAAGAAAGCTGCTGACAGCCTTTACGTCACGCAGCCTGCGGTGAGTCTGCAGATTCAGAACCTCGAGAAGCAGCTTGAGGTAGCGCTCTTCGATCGGGGTGGACGCAAGGCTCAGCTCACTGAAGCCGGTCACCTTCTCCTGAGTTACTGCGATCGCATCCTCAGCCAGTGCCATGAAGCATGCAGGGCGCTGGATGACCTTCATGACCTCAAAGGCGGTTCACTTCTCGTTGGCGCCAGTCAGACCACAGGCACGTATCTGATGCCCCGGATGATTGGCCTGTTCCGCCAGAAATATCCGGATGTGGCAGTGCAACTGCATGTGCACAGCACCCGTCGCACCGGCTGGAGCGTGGCCAACGGTCAGATTGATCTGGCGATCATCGGCGGTGAATTGCCGGCTGAGCTCAATGAACTGCTGCAGGTCTTGCCCTATGCAAGCGATGAGCTGGCTCTCGTGCTTCCCGTCAAGCATCCCCTCGCCCGTCTAGTGGAGCTCAGCAAGGACGATCTCTATCGGCTCGGATTTGTGAGTTTGGATGCTCAATCCACTACCCGAAAGATGGTGGATCAGTTGCTCGGACGATCCGGTCTGGATGTGCAGCGTCTCCGCATCGAGATGGAGCTCAATTCTTTTGAGGCGATCAAGAATGCAGTACAGGCCGGCCTCGGTGCGGCCTTCTTGCCGGTGGTGTCCATTGAGCGGGAGCTCACCGCCGGAACGCTGCATCGACCCAATGTGGTGGATCTACAGGTCCGGCGTCAGCTCAAGCTGATCACCAATCCTTCCCGTTACTGCTCCCGTGCTGCCGAAGCCTTCCGAAGGGATGTGCTCCCCGTGTTTGCCAGTGCCGACAGCCCGCTCCGCCAAGGACGTTCGGCGATCACCCCTCATGAGGAGCCTGAGGACGAGTTGATCGAGGATCAGAACTGA
- a CDS encoding NnrU family protein produces the protein MFMLLLIFAVIHSGGAALRSRAEARIGARAWRLVFAALSIPSAVVVIGYFLAHRYDGIRLWNLQGLPGMVPLIWVVTAISFLFLYPATYNLLEIPAVLKPQVRLYATGIIRISRHPQAVGQILWCLSHALWIGSSFMLVTCAGLIGHHLFAVWHGDRRLKQRFGDAFDKLKDETSVVPFAAVIEGRQQIIWTELLRPAQLGIAIAVGVFWWAHRYIPIGGMAFLHSRLGELLN, from the coding sequence ATGTTCATGCTTCTGCTCATCTTCGCTGTGATTCACAGCGGAGGTGCCGCGCTGCGCAGTCGCGCGGAAGCGCGCATCGGTGCCAGGGCATGGCGACTGGTGTTTGCAGCGCTGAGCATTCCATCCGCTGTTGTGGTGATCGGGTATTTCCTTGCCCACCGCTACGACGGAATCCGCCTCTGGAACCTTCAGGGACTCCCCGGCATGGTGCCCCTGATCTGGGTCGTGACGGCCATCAGCTTCCTGTTCCTGTATCCAGCCACTTACAACCTGCTGGAAATTCCGGCAGTGCTCAAGCCGCAAGTGCGCCTCTATGCCACAGGGATCATCAGAATCAGTCGTCACCCGCAAGCCGTCGGGCAGATCCTGTGGTGCCTCAGCCATGCCCTATGGATCGGCAGCAGTTTCATGCTGGTGACCTGCGCTGGTCTGATCGGACATCATCTTTTCGCGGTATGGCATGGCGATCGCCGGCTGAAGCAACGTTTCGGCGATGCCTTCGACAAGCTCAAAGACGAAACCTCCGTGGTTCCTTTCGCTGCCGTCATCGAAGGTCGGCAGCAGATCATCTGGACCGAGCTGCTGCGCCCAGCCCAGTTGGGCATCGCCATCGCCGTGGGGGTGTTCTGGTGGGCTCACCGCTACATCCCCATCGGTGGAATGGCATTTCTTCACTCCAGGCTCGGAGAGCTGTTGAACTGA
- a CDS encoding NAD(P)H-quinone oxidoreductase subunit 5 has protein sequence MPSAADSAWLIPVLPLFGALISGLGLISFNRTINRLRKPVALLLISCVGAAAVISYAVLFEQLGGAPPVEHLFVWASAGDFTLPMGYVVDPLAAVMLALVTTVALLVMIYSHGYMAHDKSYVRFFTYLAIFSSSMLGLVVSPNLLEIYVFWELVGMSSYLLVGFWYDRDGAAHAAQKAFVVNRVGDFGLLLGILGLFWATGSFGFQGIADGLSAAVTSGVVPGWAALALCLFVFMGPMAKSAQFPLHVWLPDAMEGPTPISALIHAATMVAAGVFLVARLEPLYSQFPSVGVFIAVTGTITCFLGASIALTQMDLKKGLAYSTVSQLGYMMLAMGCGAPVAGMFHLVTHAFFKAMLFLGSGSVIHAMEDVVGHEPVLAQDMRLMGGLRKKMPITAITFLIGCIAISGIPPLAGFWSKDEILGQAFQTFPLLWVVGFLTAGMTAFYMFRLYFLTFEGEFRGNDEAMQAKLMAAAGKSVDEEHAHHAGSLHESPWSMTLPLVVLAVPSVLIGLLGTPWNSRFASLLNPEEAMEMAEHFSWGEFLPLAGASVAISAAGISVAVLAYALRRIDLGELVAARFPSVNAFLANKWYLDAINEKLFVRGSRKIAREVLEVDAKVVDGVVNLTGLLTLGSGEGLKYFETGRAQFYALIVFGGVIALVVLFGVLGGPIS, from the coding sequence ATGCCCTCGGCTGCCGACTCCGCCTGGTTGATTCCAGTTCTGCCTCTGTTCGGGGCGTTGATCTCCGGCCTCGGCCTGATCAGCTTCAACCGAACCATCAACCGATTGCGCAAACCGGTTGCGCTGCTCCTGATCAGCTGCGTTGGAGCCGCTGCTGTGATCAGTTACGCCGTTCTGTTCGAACAGCTGGGAGGAGCCCCTCCTGTTGAGCATTTGTTCGTGTGGGCCAGTGCCGGAGACTTCACCCTGCCGATGGGGTACGTGGTTGATCCCCTCGCCGCCGTGATGCTGGCGCTGGTCACCACCGTGGCGCTGCTGGTGATGATCTATTCCCACGGCTATATGGCGCACGACAAGAGCTATGTGCGGTTTTTCACCTATCTGGCCATCTTCAGCAGTTCGATGCTGGGCCTCGTGGTGAGCCCGAACCTGCTCGAGATCTACGTGTTCTGGGAACTGGTCGGCATGTCGTCGTACCTGCTAGTGGGGTTCTGGTACGACCGGGATGGAGCGGCCCATGCCGCCCAGAAAGCCTTTGTGGTGAACCGTGTGGGCGATTTCGGTCTACTCCTGGGCATTCTCGGCTTGTTCTGGGCGACCGGCAGCTTCGGATTCCAGGGCATTGCCGATGGTCTTTCAGCCGCTGTGACCAGCGGCGTGGTGCCGGGTTGGGCAGCGCTGGCGCTCTGCCTCTTCGTGTTCATGGGCCCGATGGCGAAGTCCGCTCAGTTCCCGCTGCACGTTTGGCTGCCGGACGCGATGGAGGGTCCAACACCGATTTCAGCCCTGATCCATGCGGCCACCATGGTGGCCGCGGGTGTCTTTCTCGTCGCGCGCCTCGAACCCCTTTACAGCCAGTTCCCCAGCGTCGGCGTGTTCATTGCCGTCACCGGGACGATCACTTGCTTCCTGGGAGCCTCCATCGCCCTCACCCAGATGGATCTCAAGAAGGGGCTGGCCTACAGCACCGTTTCACAGCTGGGCTACATGATGTTGGCCATGGGCTGCGGAGCTCCCGTTGCTGGCATGTTCCACCTGGTGACCCATGCCTTCTTCAAGGCCATGCTCTTCCTTGGATCCGGTTCCGTGATTCACGCGATGGAGGACGTGGTGGGGCATGAACCTGTGCTGGCGCAGGACATGCGCCTGATGGGCGGCTTGCGCAAGAAGATGCCGATTACGGCGATCACCTTTCTGATCGGTTGCATTGCCATCAGTGGAATCCCTCCCCTGGCTGGCTTCTGGAGCAAGGACGAAATCCTCGGACAAGCCTTCCAAACCTTCCCTTTGCTCTGGGTTGTTGGCTTCCTGACGGCGGGCATGACGGCCTTTTACATGTTCCGGCTTTACTTCCTCACTTTCGAAGGTGAGTTCCGTGGCAACGATGAGGCCATGCAGGCCAAGCTCATGGCTGCAGCTGGCAAGAGCGTTGATGAGGAGCATGCGCATCACGCCGGAAGCCTGCATGAATCGCCCTGGTCGATGACGCTGCCTCTGGTGGTGCTCGCCGTTCCATCTGTTCTGATCGGCCTTCTGGGAACACCCTGGAATAGCCGTTTTGCCAGTTTGCTCAATCCCGAGGAAGCCATGGAGATGGCGGAACACTTCAGCTGGGGTGAATTTCTGCCCCTGGCCGGAGCCTCCGTCGCCATTTCAGCCGCTGGCATCTCGGTGGCCGTGCTGGCCTATGCCCTGCGTCGCATCGACCTAGGCGAGTTGGTGGCTGCTCGCTTCCCCAGCGTGAATGCCTTCCTGGCCAACAAGTGGTATCTCGATGCCATCAACGAGAAGTTGTTTGTACGAGGCAGCCGCAAAATTGCTCGCGAGGTGCTGGAAGTGGACGCCAAGGTCGTCGATGGTGTGGTCAATCTCACCGGCCTGCTCACCCTTGGCAGTGGTGAAGGACTCAAGTATTTCGAGACCGGCCGCGCGCAGTTCTACGCCTTGATCGTGTTCGGCGGCGTCATCGCTTTGGTGGTGCTGTTCGGTGTCCTCGGCGGTCCGATCAGCTAG